The Aedes aegypti strain LVP_AGWG chromosome 1, AaegL5.0 Primary Assembly, whole genome shotgun sequence sequence attactgagccatctccaaaggtggcgaagtatttaacaaatctgtcaaagcagaattgcagtctcttggtcagagcgttgacaggccactgccgactcaactatcacatggcaaatattcagcgtgctgactcatttgtgtgtgatagttgtgactccgattatggaacttcgtatcacctgatatgtaactgtccagtttttgcgcaaatgcgattccaattacttggtaaacacttattaagtgaaactgaatacagaagcctgaatcttcaggacatcctgttattcttaacccgctgtggtaatgagctataggctctctttacgctcatgcgttttgcagtgccctttttagggcgctgttcgaacccattgtggtatggagctacatgctctcatttcgcttatgcgatcttccctcttcaagggaccctactcctatttcctcccatctttcccttccctttcctctcccatcgggtagatgatgaaataggctcaaatatggcgatggcacaaatctcccaactggtggggaacgtgcctttggagccggccttctgatacctgatactcgAATGTCATgagaagatgtcaaactgactttgacgtctgagtaccgtcgcatagtggttatcacgctcaaTTGTATGAGTACCCTAGTGTAGAAGTGTTTGTTaaacttagaggaaaacaatatacaCTCTGTCTCGAGAACACCAAGAATCTGGGTGTAAATATATCAAATTGGGCAATATTTCCAAGGGACTGGCAGCACTTTACCAACCAACACAATGTTTCCGTAGCCAGCATTACTAGGCTCAAGCCAAAGGCCCAAGCTGACAGCCAACCTCATTGCATTAATGTTGCATAGTTTTGATGCTGGCTACGAAAGCATCACAATCTGACAGCCCCTTGAATATTTccatagaccaatccagttgcctgcgtagtagtggaatgttgacaaaattttctttgtttgctgtgagaactgtcacaacattgcttttgtttgctgtgagaatccaaatataaacagaattgctgcaaaacaaccacttccttgttggccagccgttgaccgaaagctcaataacgtcaaacaaacatcgatacgttttcattctgaagaaatcgacttgtgtaagattgattgcgcgttggtgttcgtggcagtttgcttggggacctctatatgcattttgattagtatggaaagtgtgtgcaagtttcattgaggaaaacaaaaacaaactgtgtatgtcGAGCGTATGCGAATGTTCGtgagttcaaatgtcactaagctctataatAGATAATTGAAGTTTTCATACAGAACAAATGCGTTGTGACCAAGGGGCTGTCAGATTGTGATGCTTTCGTAGCCAGCATCAAAACTATGCAACATCAATGCAATGAGGTTGGCTGTCAGCTTGGGCCTTTGGCTTGAGCCTAGTAATGCTGGCTACGGAAACATTGTGTTGGTTGGTAAAGTGCTGCCAGTCCCTTGGttgtgacgatttgctctccagatgcgttagtctggagcattttcaccagctatCAGTCGTTCCatctaacgggtcggattcgctagatggaaggcagtcgtgttctaACCAGTGAATTCCCGCTTTATTCAACCGATTCGTTTTCTTCAATCTAAGTACTTGACTTATAGGAAAAATGTTAAGGAATTGTCTAACTTACGctccaaaatttcttccagaaatttctagttTTACGATTTCGATCGGAAATCCCAAAAACCTAAAGAtactccagaattttttttcaaaaatcaaaaaacttcTGAAACTCTTTTGTGCAATCCTAGGGATCTTGGCCTAGggatattcttgaagaaactcatTAATATATGTAAATGAACACCGAATTCGGTACTACActatttaatatatttattcagaaattagaAAATATGTGTATAccataaatgtttttcaatcagttcttcttctttctggcgttacgttcccactgggacagagcctgcttctcagcttagtgttcttataagcacttccacagttattaactgagagcttactataccaatgaccatttttgcatgcgtatatcgtgtggcaggtacgaatatactctatgccctgggaagtcgagaaaatttccaacccgaaaagatcctcgactggtgggattcgaacccacgaccctcagcttggtcttgctgaatagctgcgcgtttaccgctacggctatctgggccccaatcaGTATATGTATGAAAAAGCCGACTCATACATCCTTCATCTCCATTGGAGCACGTGGAGAatttttctgatgaaactccGAAGAAATCACCGtggaaattttccattattcttaaatgttttctgtattttttttcagatttgaaagaaatttattCGAATTTTTCGAGAGCATGTTTTTAAAAGTCAGTTTCCTAGAATTGAATGGCCGgccgcagaaaaaaaaatgaatgaccGAGGTCGTATAAAACTGCAGTAGGAGCTTCTACTGAActgaaaatacttaaaaattacTGGTAAGACGAGCAAATTCTGTTAAATTCTCTTAAATtgaagtgaagtgttgaaaTTCAATATGTTTTCGTTTATATTCTAATAAAATCTTTAAATGAAAACATGGAAACAATTTGGAGGAATTGCATAAAGGATTTTAAGATgaatatttgaaacatttttgaagtggtatcttaaaaaatgttaaacctgttCTGAACtttctcacattttttttttttttttttttttgaggagaTTAACAAAGTATTTTTGAAAGGCCGAATGTCGTCAATAATTGAACGTTTGATATTAAAATGTTTAACAGATATGATCGAAACCCTACGTAGTAACTTGTTtgaaccgtgtaaaaaaaatcgaaaacttcaaatttttgacGCTATTTTGTGAGATTCATTACATTTGAGTGTAACATTCAATGGCACTCCAGTACTTCTACCCATATTGACGCTAGTAGAAAATCTCAGTCCTTTACTTTCCATCGTATGCCATTGCTATAAATTCCACCACTAATCGGATTGCGAGGATTTGCAATGGGGCTTCCCGTTCTTCCCGTTCCAGAGAGATACTGATTGATTGGAAAAGCTACGAGGTTATCGCCATTGTCCTTTCCACGCTATAATTTACATTCCGAGTGCAATGATAAGACCTGTCGTCGCTTCGTTATCAACGAAAACCTACGTCACCTCTCTACAGCAACTTTCAATCTAATTCCGTTTCTCTTTCTCTTcctcttcaattttttgcagCAGATGACAATCGACTTCATCCATCCAAAGAATTCTCGCGATTCAGCAGAATCCAACCGCGACTGGTTCACGGTCGCCATAAACGTTCACTAACGAGCACCCGTGAAGAGGTAAGTCCCTACGCTCAATTCGTCCGGAACTTGTAATAACAATTCCGTTTCTTCGTTCCAGAACGGGCTTCACGCGTCGCACCTAACGCTAACCTATAGGCTAAGTCAAAAAGATGTGATATTAGATTTACAACTAAACGAACAGCTGGTCCCGCGGGGCCACTTTCTCCGTTATCAACTGCCGAACGGGGCCGGTAAGGCCGTCGAGCGGTACAATCGTACCGACCAGGTGGAACTGTGCCACTATAGGGTGAGTCGTCTGATTGCTCCTAACTTTTCAGAACAATTCAATGCTTGCCATTTTTTCAGGGTAAAATTCGAAACAACCCGGAGTCCAGCGTGGCCCTGTCGACCTGCCGTGGAGTCCGCGGAGTGGTTTACGATGGGCACGAAACGTACTATATCGAAAGCGATGCTCCGGTCGATGGGGACTCGAGCAGTATAGACCTCGCAGATCACTACATCTATCGGTAAGTGAACCCGTCCACTTCAGTACCTAGAGTTTGCGTATTGACATCTCACGATCTTATAGACATTCGGATCTGCTAACGCATGGGAAATGTGGCTACGAAGGGGGCGCCAATCACACCCACGATCCGGATCTTCATCGGGAGTCGAAGTTCCAGCGGCTGTCGAGGGTAAGTATCAGGCGAACCCGGTTGAGCTTCTATAGAATAAGTATGAATGGCTAAAATTCACTTGGAGTATTTGAAGAACCCAGAGATGGAACTCCTAGAAAACCATGATGTTCAACATCATAACCTCggtggtaaaaaatgaaaaccgaatttagtactataacatgtaatttcactagagtttgtatcctgaGACAGACAcccgtattttgacctcaattgtaaagccgtcttcagtgtcgtgtactcaAGTCTAATACACGATATtgaagacggtcttacagttCAGGTAGAAATACGTGTATTTACTGATTCATTGGTTGATTACTTAGGCTTTTAGCGATGCTCCTGTAGATCTACAGGATTTTTCTGTTGGCAAATCAAAAGATACCTTTCATCATAGACAAAAAGTAGATATCTAATCTATTTCCCAATACTTCCCATCGTCTATCTCCAGCACAAGCGGGCCGCACCCGGCAAATCCTCCTCCCCAATCCGGGGCCCGTACAATGCCAACAAGCATTCGAGCTACGTCGAGCTGGTGATCGTCATCGACAACAAGATGTTCAAGAGCATGAAGGAAAATTTCAAAGTCGTGCAGCAGTACTGCAAGGATATCACCAACATCATCAACGCCTTGTACGAACCGCTCAACATCTTCATCGGTCTGGTCGGAGTGGTGATCTGGAACGAAGCGAACGAAATTGAACTGTCCAGCGATGGGGAGATCACGCTGAAGAACTTCCTGCACTACCGCAAGAAGGTGCTGTTCAAGGACCATCCGAACGACAATGCGCAACTTTTTACGAAAGAGCACTTTGAGGGCGGTGTCGTGGGGAAGGCGCTCAAGGGACCTATTTGTACGTACGAGTTCAGTGGAGGCGTGGAGATGTATCACAGCGAGGTGATCGGGGTGCAGGCTACTACGGTGGCGCACGAGATGGGTCACAACTTCGGAATGGAGCACGATACGCCGGATTGTCAGTGCGAAGACGAGAGGTGCATTATGTCTGCTTCAAGTTCTTCGATCGCGCCAAAACACTGGAGCAGTTGTAGCATCGATCAGCTGAACTTGGCGTTCCACCATGGGATGAACTACTGTTTGAAGAATAAGCCGACGCAGCTTTTTGATTCTCCAGTTTGTGGGAACGGTTTTGTGGAACCTGGTGAACAGTGCGACTGTGGATTGCCGGATCATTGCGAGAATTCTTGCTGCAATCCGAGGACATGTATGCTGCATTCGAATGCGTCCTGTGCAACGGGAGAGTGTTGTGACCTGGACACTTGCAAACCGAAGCCGGGTGGAACGGTTTGTCGGGAAGCGGAAGGAGAGTGCGACTTGCCGGAGTATTGCTCCGGGGAATCGGAGTACTGCCCGAACGATGTCTTCAAGAGAGATACAGAGGTTTGCGACGATGGGAAGGCGTTCTGTTACAAGGGATCGTGCAGGTCGCAGAACGATCAGTGTCGTTTACTATGGGGTCCAACGGGGAAGTCTTCGGAGCAGTGCTACAAGAAAAATGAGGAAGGAACGAGGCACGGCAACTGTGGCTACAATCGAGTGAAGAACGAGTACGTCAAGTGTGACGAAGGCGACGTGTACTGCGGTATGCTGCACTGTCGGCATTTGAACGAGCGACTGGAGTTCGGAATGGAGTCGGTGGCGATTCTGTCGCACAGCTTCATGACCTACAACGGGAGCGTGATTCCATGTCGGTCGGCGATCGTGGATTTGGGTCTGCAGAAGGTCGACCCAGGGTTGGCCCCAGATGGAGCAAAGTGCGGCGAGGGGAAGATGTGCCTGAACCAGGTGTGCATGGCCGTGGAAAGTCTTCGAGCGCAAGGCAGTGGCGTGGAGTGTCCGGAGAATTGCAACGGGAACGGTATCTGCAATAGCGAAGGACACTGCCATTGCAACAAGGGCTTCGGACCGCCGTTGTGCAACAGTCCCGGAAACGGAGGCTCAGAAGACAGTGGGCCGGCATCGGATCCAAATGGTGAGTACACTGAGCAAAAAAGAAGTTTCAAAACGATGCTAACActcaatttaattttcattttcagctgGCAGCGGCTTCACACGGTTCCTGTACATCTTCTTCTGTGGAGTGGTCCCAACCTGCGCCATTTTCGCCTTCGTGGTGTACTACTGTCGGCAGGACCACGGTGGAAGCGCCAAGAAGCCTCGCAAGCCACCATCCGTGTACGTACAACAAACCAAGCGTTCGCTTAGCAATGTGTTTCAAACGTGCCGAATCGCTAGCTCTGCTACTTCTTCTGGTTGCGCCGGAAATAATACCTCCAGCAATAAAACTTCTAATAAACCGCATGTCCAAATCAGTGGCTTGCAGTTGGTTTCTAGTACTAATCCCGAGTTACTAAACACTAGCACGGAGTTGCATCTTTAGTTCGGTTAAGAGTTCAAACCATTTCGCTTCTTGTCATTGGAAATAAGCTTAATTTGTCTTGTCAGTTTTCATATTTATGTGTAAGCGCGCATGATTTTAATTTAGTTTATAGGCTAGTCTTACGTCTGTGTTTGTGTTCGCTAATAATTATAACTTATGGATTTTGTGATCATGTCAACTGTGGTTGTTTTAAATGTATTGTCGTTTCTAACCTTATTTTAGTATTGAaagtaaaaaaacaaataatttatttttggtTCACTAATCCGAATACTGATATGGCTCTAATCCGGTTTTTATGTATTGGTCGTTTCTTCATCATCTTGGTGTGTAGTTTTTAGTCGCATGGTATCACACGTACACACACAAACACATGCATTTTTCGCTGTTGGGTAGGTGTTACTCCGATTATTCGGAAACAGAAGGGTGCATCCAGTAGATCATCGACAATTTAGGAGGAGTATTCCCAGATGATTATAAACTGCTGTGCACCCTTCTTGTAGAACAGATATATCCTAACCTATAAAATCTCCTAACGGAGATCAACTGTGGCAATTCAATGTGACGTCGCTTTTTGTTTTAGGTCTACCAACAATATGAAGAGCGACTCGTCGCGAAGTACCGGATCTACGCACACGATGGTTCCTTCGTCGCCCAACTCTCCGGACGACATGAACTCAGCTTTGTTGAGGCCATCGAACGACGTAGACTTCATCAGTAACAACAATATGTTCGGTAAATTCAAAGGCTTCACCTTAAAACCCCTTCCCGAGCCAGGAGCCACTCTCAAGTCCCCAAATGTAGCGTTTGTCCACCCAGTTTCAAAGTACAGTGAAGACACGAGCAGTACCGTCCCTAGTAGACCAGCTCCCCCAGCTCCAAAGTTTAAGCCAGCTGTCCCCGCGCACACGGTTCAGATCGGTAACAGTACCTACAATAAACCGGCAGGAATCCACCAGATCAACGGGTACAAACTGGCCAACCACGAGCACCAAATGGAGAGTGCTCCAGCACTACCTCCTCTGAACCCTGGTTCTACGGCGCGTCCCATCATTTCCAGCCCCATTCTAGAATCGTCCACCAACACCTCCAGAGAAATTAACACCGGAACTGCAAAAATTCCCATCCGACCTGCTCCGGTCTTACCCCCGGTACAAAGCAACCCCGGTGGGTCCGAAGAGAACATGGTTCCGGAGATCCTCATCAATCCAACCAGCAAAGACAAAAAGTCCAAGGAAGGCAAACTGAATCGCATCACCTCCTACCTAAAGAAAGACGAAAAAGTCCCTAAAGCTGAACCCAAGAACATCAAGATCGTCGATAAAGAGAAGCTTAAAAACCTGGAGATATCCGCCCCGATTCCCATAGCTTCCGATTTAGCCAAAAGTATGCCCAAATTGAACGAAACCGAGTCGGTGCTGGGTCCAAGCTCTGCAACAGTTCAACGTGCCAAGAGCATGAGGGATCCTGAAGCGAAAGAAAAACGCGTTCCTGGAGATGGGCAGGCCGCCACCGAGTCTCCACGAAAACCTTCGACCCTGAAGCGTCCTCAGAGTATGGTCGGATCACGTCCTACTATGCCTCCGCCGCGGCCACCTGTCCCGCCAGCACCCACGATCAATGAAGTTAAAATGCCAAAAACTTACGGCTATCAGAGACCAGGCCCTCCGAAGACGGTAACAATCGTTGCCCCTCGAAACGACTACGATGACTGCCAAGATGTGGAAGACTCCATCACCACTGCAACCTCAAACGGATCTTCGTCTGCCCTGGGGCACGACAACATCTACTCGGTGATCGACGAGTCTCCATCACCTCCGAGTATTATGTCGCCTCAGGCTACCCTCTCATCTGGGAGTTCCGACAGTATGGGACTTCTTGGAGAGATCGTTAACGAGATCGAAAGCCGCGGAAGCGATTCAGTGTACATAGCTTCAACGTTGAAAAGGGACGGAGGTGCCCGCAAGAACTCCCAGGCCCCTATGGCCGAAGAGGAGGACGACGAACCCACGTACGTCAACACATCGGAGATTCAGGACGATGAAGACGCGGCGGGAGACCCTACGGACGAAGACGACGAGCCGTACCCTGCCAACCTCAAGTCCAGTGTCAGCACCACGTCCAGTGGCTATCTGCGGCCGTCAGCAATCAACGCCCCGATCGCACGGGTGGCGCCATCTAAGCCAGAAAGTGTTTCAACTAATTTAAGTAGCTTTAGAAATGGTAACTCTAACGTCCTAAGCACTCTACAGTTTGAAGGCCCTGTCGAGTCCAGCAAGCCTCCAGCGTCAACTAAAAAGTCCACGACAACAACAGCTCCCTACAAGCCTTATCACAGTTCCGTCAGCAACAACCGCCCAGGATCTGTCGTGGCAGCCACCAAGTCCAAGATCAACCAAGAAAAACTCACAAACGGCGGTAGCAGCTCTTTCACGGCACCGAAGCTGAACCGCAATCTAACACCGCCCAGCATCACTGCGACCACCAACGGTAGTCGAAAACCAACCAGCAATTCATCGATCCGAACGCGAAGTCCTTCGCCAAAGGGCCGAATTGCAAATGGCGGAGTCACAGCGGCCAAGACATCCGCCTCCACAGCGCAGAAACCTAAAACTCCAGCCAAGCCGGAGAGCGTCGTCAAGCCGAAGATCTCATC is a genomic window containing:
- the LOC5576567 gene encoding uncharacterized protein LOC5576567 isoform X1 → MFRSTATRVSSPPMKTKKSSTESNNITGHGFGYDRSRALVDGEGRHDRWVSGMTSTGGRCWRQWSDPEASLLDEPPIVAVGQCSRQATERRRPESVADSRPLQRRRRHRGLLLWRPSGGKHAFGSLIHVLVFTVVFIDLFNLSASSSILRASDLDLDAATAAADQIYGRADDNRLHPSKEFSRFSRIQPRLVHGRHKRSLTSTREENGLHASHLTLTYRLSQKDVILDLQLNEQLVPRGHFLRYQLPNGAGKAVERYNRTDQVELCHYRGKIRNNPESSVALSTCRGVRGVVYDGHETYYIESDAPVDGDSSSIDLADHYIYRHSDLLTHGKCGYEGGANHTHDPDLHRESKFQRLSRHKRAAPGKSSSPIRGPYNANKHSSYVELVIVIDNKMFKSMKENFKVVQQYCKDITNIINALYEPLNIFIGLVGVVIWNEANEIELSSDGEITLKNFLHYRKKVLFKDHPNDNAQLFTKEHFEGGVVGKALKGPICTYEFSGGVEMYHSEVIGVQATTVAHEMGHNFGMEHDTPDCQCEDERCIMSASSSSIAPKHWSSCSIDQLNLAFHHGMNYCLKNKPTQLFDSPVCGNGFVEPGEQCDCGLPDHCENSCCNPRTCMLHSNASCATGECCDLDTCKPKPGGTVCREAEGECDLPEYCSGESEYCPNDVFKRDTEVCDDGKAFCYKGSCRSQNDQCRLLWGPTGKSSEQCYKKNEEGTRHGNCGYNRVKNEYVKCDEGDVYCGMLHCRHLNERLEFGMESVAILSHSFMTYNGSVIPCRSAIVDLGLQKVDPGLAPDGAKCGEGKMCLNQVCMAVESLRAQGSGVECPENCNGNGICNSEGHCHCNKGFGPPLCNSPGNGGSEDSGPASDPNAGSGFTRFLYIFFCGVVPTCAIFAFVVYYCRQDHGGSAKKPRKPPSVSTNNMKSDSSRSTGSTHTMVPSSPNSPDDMNSALLRPSNDVDFISNNNMFGKFKGFTLKPLPEPGATLKSPNVAFVHPVSKYSEDTSSTVPSRPAPPAPKFKPAVPAHTVQIGNSTYNKPAGIHQINGYKLANHEHQMESAPALPPLNPGSTARPIISSPILESSTNTSREINTGTAKIPIRPAPVLPPVQSNPGGSEENMVPEILINPTSKDKKSKEGKLNRITSYLKKDEKVPKAEPKNIKIVDKEKLKNLEISAPIPIASDLAKSMPKLNETESVLGPSSATVQRAKSMRDPEAKEKRVPGDGQAATESPRKPSTLKRPQSMVGSRPTMPPPRPPVPPAPTINEVKMPKTYGYQRPGPPKTVTIVAPRNDYDDCQDVEDSITTATSNGSSSALGHDNIYSVIDESPSPPSIMSPQATLSSGSSDSMGLLGEIVNEIESRGSDSVYIASTLKRDGGARKNSQAPMAEEEDDEPTYVNTSEIQDDEDAAGDPTDEDDEPYPANLKSSVSTTSSGYLRPSAINAPIARVAPSKPESVSTNLSSFRNGNSNVLSTLQFEGPVESSKPPASTKKSTTTTAPYKPYHSSVSNNRPGSVVAATKSKINQEKLTNGGSSSFTAPKLNRNLTPPSITATTNGSRKPTSNSSIRTRSPSPKGRIANGGVTAAKTSASTAQKPKTPAKPESVVKPKISSTNSKILTAAARSGPGKSSNVASLQQKFETKK